In Sphingomonas sp. M1-B02, the sequence GCTACCCGGTTCCCCAGCGGCTGATCATCTCGGGGCTGATGAACTATGTCTATGAGGGCCCCTTCGCGCTGCTGACCACGCTCAAGGTCCCGGCCGACGCCCGCGCCGGCCGGCCGCTGCCGGTGCGGGTGAAGCTGGAGTATCTGGTCTGCACCGATCAGATCTGCGTCCCCGAAAAGGCCGAGCTGGCGACGGTGCTGACCGTCGGCGACGGCGCGCTGCCCGCCGATCGCCGCGCGCGGTTCGACGCGTGGCGCGGTGCGCTTCCCCGTCCCTTGGGCACGCAGGCGACCTACCAGCTCGACGGCAAGACGCTCCGCCTCGCGGTCCCCTTCCCCGCCGCCGCGACCACCACGGGCGAAGGCTATTTCTTCCCGCTGACCGACGCCGCGATCGACTATGCCGCGCCCCAGCGCGTCGTCCGGGACGGTGACCGCATCGTGGTCGAGGCCCCGGCCAAGCGGCCGAGCGGCACGATCGAGGGCGTGCTGGCGTTCGGCACGCAGGGGTTCGCGCTCAGCGCCGTCGCCGGAACCGTACCCCCCGCCTCCGCTTCCGCGCAGGCGGAGGACGGCTGGCTCTGGGCGGCGCTGGCGGCCTTTGCCGGCGCGGTGCTGGGCGGGCTGATCCTCAACATCATGCCCTGCGTCTTCCCGATCCTGAGCCTCAAGGCGCTGAGCCTTGCCAAGGCGAATGACGGCGAAGGCAATCCGCGCGGCGAGGCGCTGGCCTATACCGCGGGTGTCGTTCTCACCTGCCTGGCGCTGGGCGGCGCCTTGCTCGCGGTGCGCGCGGGGGGATCGGCGGTCGGCTGGGCGTTCCAGTTGCAGGATCCCCGCGTCATCCTGCTGTTGCTGTTGCTGGTGACAGGCATCGCCTTCAACCTCGCCGGGCTGTTCGAGCTGCCGACCCCGCGCTTCGTCAACCGTGCCGCCAACCGCGGCTCGGGCGGCGCCTTCCTCACCGGCGCGCTCGCCGCCTTCGTCGCGACGCCCTGCACCGGGCCGTTCATGGGCGCGGCATTGGGCGCCGCGCTGATCCTGCCCTGGCCCGCCGCGCTGGCGGTGTTCGGAGGGCTGGGGCTGGGCATAGCCCTCCCCTTCCTCCTGCTCGGCTTCGTCCCCGCGCTGCGCCGGCGCCTGCCAAAGCCCGGCGCGTGGATGGATCGCCTGCGCCGCATCCTCTCAGTCCCGATGTTCCTCACCGCGCTCGCGCTCGCCTGGGTGCTGGGGCGGCAGGCTGGAGTGGACGGCATGGCGATCGGGCTTGCGGCGGCATTGCTCGCCACGCTCGGCCTGTGGTGGGCCGGACGGCGGCAGGCGCGTGGGCTCGACCGCGCCTGGTTGCCCGCCCTGCCGCTCCTGGTTGCAGCCGTCGCGGCTCTTGCCTTGGTCCACCCCGCCCCCGCCGAGACCCGCCCCGCCGGCAATGCCGAGGCGTTCAGCGAGGCGAAACTGGCCGAGCTCCAGCGCCAGCGCCGCCCGGTCTTCGCTTATTTCACCGCCGACTGGTGCGTCACCTGCCAGGTCAACGAGAAAGCCGTGATCGAGACCGAAACGGTCACCCGGGCGCTCGCCGACGCCAAGGTCGCGGTGCTGGTGGGCGACTGGACCGACGGCGATCCGGTGCTCGGCCGCTTCATCGAAAAGCATGATCGCGCAGGCGTTCCGCTTTATCTCTGGTACAAGCCCGGCGAAGCTACGCCGCGCGTCTTGCCCCAAATCCTCACGCAGGCGATGCTGCGCGACCTCGCCGCCGGGGGCTGACCAACCGCACGCCCACTTGTGCGACGCAGCAAAGCGTTGCAGCATGGAACTTGCAGACGGGTTGGGTAATTGGGAGCCTTGATGGCAACACGGGGCGCGTTCGACGAAATCTGGGGAGAGGGCGGCCCCGACACACCGCGGCCGGAATTTGCCGCGCTTTCGAAATGGGTGGCGGATACGCCAGTCACCGAACTTCAGCGCCGCCAGCAATCGGCGGAGGCCGCATTCCGCCAGTTGGGCATCACTTTTGCCGTCTATGGCGACAGCGACGCCGCCGAGCGGATCATCCCGTTCGACATCGTGCCCCGGGTGTTCCTGCAGAGCGAGTGGACCCGGCTCTGCGCGGGTCTTGTCCAGCGAGTCGAAGCGATCAACGCCTTCCTCGAGGATATCTATGGCGAGCGCCGGATCCTGAAGGAAGGGCTGATCCCGCCCGAGCTGATCTATCGCAACGAACAGTTCCGGCCCGAAGTCGCCGGCATCCGCCCGCCGCACGGCGTGTGGGCGCATATCTGCGGAATTGACCTCGTCCGCACCGGTCCGGATGAATTCTTCGTGCTCGAGGACAATGCCCGTACCCCTTCGGGCGTGTCCTACATGCTCGAAAATCGCGAGGCGATGATCCGGCTCTGCCCCGAACTGTTCCGCGATTTCCGCGTGGCGCCGGTGGACAGCTATCCGGACATGCTGCTCGAGACGATGCGCTCGGTGGCGCCGGGCAACAATCCCAAGCCGGTCTGCGTCGTGCTGACGCCCGGCCATTTCAACTCGGCTTATTACGAGCATAGCTTCCTGGCGGATTCGATGGGGGTCGAGCTGGTCGAGGCGGCCGACCTGGTGGTCGACGACGACGTGGTCTGGGTCCAGACGATCGCCGGCCGGGTGAAGGTCGACGTGATCTATCGCCGGATCGACGACGATTATCTCGATCCGCTCACCTTCCGCGCCGATTCGATGCTGGGCGTGCCCGGACTGATCGCGGCCTATCGCGCGGGCAATGTCGCGCTGATCAATGCCCCCGGCAACGGCATCGCCGACGACAAGGCGATCTACAGCTACATGCCCGAGATCGTCCGCTTCTATTCGGGCGAGGAGGTGAAGCTCCCCAACGTCGAGACCTTCCGCTGCCGCGAGCCGCAGATGCTGCAATATGTTCTCGACAATCTCGAGAAGCTGGTCGTCAAGCTGGTCGATGGTTCGGGCGGCTACGGCATGCTGGTCGGCCCTACCGCGACCAAGGCGCAGATCTCCGATTTCCGCGCGGCGCTGATCGCCGAGCCGCACCGCTACATCGCCCAGCCGACGCTGGCGCTTTCCACCGTGCCGACGATGGCGGAGTCGGGCCTGGCCCCGCGCCACGTCGATTTCCGGCCCTTCGTGCTGACGGGGAGCAAGGGCGTCAACGTCGTCCCCGGCGGGCTGACCCGCGTCGCGCTGCGCGAAGGATCGCTAGTGGTGAATTCGAGCCAGGGCGGTGGGACCAAGGACAGTTTCGTGTTGCTCGACGACAATGTGCCCGAGGTGGCGCAGTCGCAGTCGCAGAGCCAGTCGCAATGAGCGGGCCGCACCTTATCCTCCCCGTGCCGGGGAGGATCAGCATGCTGATGCTCTCCCGCACCGCGTCGGCGCTCTACTGGCTCGGCCGCTATGTCGAGCGCGCGGATTTCATCGCGCGGCTGGTCGAGGCCACCGTCCGTCTCGACGCGCTTTCCGCGCGACCCGCGGGCGAGGCCGCCTGGCAGAGCGCGCTGGCCGTCACCTATACCGACGAGGCCTTCGCTGCGACCGGCCAGGCGATGACCCAGGCCAATGTCGCGCGCTTTCTCACGCTCGATGCCAGCCACCCGGGATCGATCGTCCGCTGCCTGGAGCTGGCGCGCAACAATGCCCGCGCAGTCCGCACCGCGCTCACCCGCGACGCCTGGACCGCGATCAACCGCGCCTGGTGGCTGTTCCAGAGCCGCACCTCCACCGGCGGTGCGACCCAGACGCTCAATCTGGTCGAGCAGGTCAAGGGCGAGACCCGTGGCTTCGAAGGCTCGATCCACCGGATGATGCGCAACGAGGCGACCTGGCTGATCCAGCTCGGCGCCGCCGTCGAGCGCGCGGACAACACCGCAAGGCTGGTCGACGTCAAATATCATCTGCTGCTGCCCAAGGGCGAGCGTGTCGGCGGCGCGGTCGACCGCGATCAGTGGACGACGATCCTGCAGACCGTCTCGGCGGTCACCGCCTATCGCTGGCTCTACAGCGAGGGGCTGCGGCCTTCCAACGTGATCGACCTGCTGATCAATCGCTTCGAACTGCCGCGCAGCCTCGCCGCCTGCGTCGAGGAAGCGGTCGGGCTCCTCAGCCAGCTCGCCAAGCGCACCGGGCTGCAGGGCGAGGCGGATCGGATGGCGCGCGCGCGAATGGCGCGGATGCAGAAGACGCAGACCTCGCAGGTGATCGTCAGCGGGCTGCACGAATATCTGAAGGCCTTCATCAGCGAGAATGCGATGCTCGACGCCGCGATCGCCCGCCAGTTCAGGTTCATTTAGGCAGCATCATGCGCATCGCGATCGATCACCGCACGCTTTACCGCTTCAGCAAGCCGCAGGCGCGGATCATCCAATTGCTGCGGCTCACCCCTTGCGACACCCAGGACCAGACGGTGGTGAGCTGGATGGTCGGCGTCGATTGCGACGCGCGGCTGCGCGAGTCGCATGACGGCTTCGGCAACAAGGTGACGATGCTCTATGCCGACGGGCCGATCGAATCGCTCGAAATCAGCGTGACCGGCGAAGTCCTCACCAATCGCACCTCGGGTGTCGTCCACGGGTCGTCCGAGCCGCTGGCACCCATCGTCTATCTTCGCCCCACCCCGCGCACCACTGCCGGCGACGGCCTGCCCGATTTTGCGACGGAGAGCATATCGGGGGCCCGCGATCCGCTCGATTGCATGCACCGGCTCAACGCGGCGCTGCACAAGCGCTTCCCCTGCGCGCCCGACGCGCCCGACACCGGGGTGACCGCGGCGGAAGCCTTCATGGCGGGCAAGGCAACTTCGCGCGACGTGGCCCAGATGTTCATCGCCGCCGCGCGCAGCCTGGAAGTGCCGGCCCGCTACGTATCGGGCTATCGCATAGACGACACGACCCACATCGCGCCCCACGCCTGGGCCGAGGCCTGTGTCGAGGGCCTCGGCTGGGTTGGGTTCGATCCGGTCACGGGGCTATCGCCCGACGACAGCTATGTCCGGGTGGCGGTCGGCCTCGACGCCGCCGGCGCCGCATCGATCGCGGGCACCCGGATCGGACATGGCAAGGAAGAGCTCGATGTCGATTTGAACGTCGATCGGGTCAGCGGCGAGGAATAGGATCATGCCTCATCCAATCGCCTAGAAACTCCATTCCGGCGAAGGCCGGGGCCTTCGACGGAGTGGGTATCTCAAGGCGCGGAGCCGAAGCTCAAACCAGTTCGCGTACCCGCGCCGGCATCGGCATCGCGAACTCGACATCATCGTCGGTCAGCAGCGACCAGCCATTGGGGCCGAGCACCTCGATCGGGCGATAGCGCGTCTTGTAGGCCATGCGCTGCGAGCCCTTCACCCAATAGCCGAGATAGACATAGGGCAGCCCCGCCGCGCGGGCGCGCAGGATGTGGTCCATGATGATGTAATTGCCCAAGCCCGGGCGGCTGTCGCCCTCCGCCTGGAAGAAGCTGTAGATCATCGAGAGGCCATCGGCCTGCTGATCGGTGATGCAGGCGCCGACCAGGCGGCCCGGCACGCCGTCCACGCTCGGCTCGCGATATTCGATCACATAGGAGCTGACCGGCGATTGCTCGACCATGTCGGCATAGTCGCTGTCGTCCATCGCCGCCATGCCGCCGCCCGGGTGGCGCGCCTTCAGATAGCGGTGGAGCAGCGCATATTGCTCCTCGGTCGCCCAGGGCTTGCACGCGGTGACTTCGAGGTCGGAATGGCGCTTGAGCAGCTTGCGCTGGGTGGCGTTGGCGACGAACTGATCGGCGACCACGCGCACCGACACGCAGGCGGTGCAGCCCGCACAACTCGGCCGATAGGCGACCGACTGGCTGCGGCGAAACCCGATCCGCCCCAGCGCATCGTTGAGCTCGCCGGCATGCAGCCCGCTCAGTTCGGTGAAGATCTTCCGCTCCTGCCGGCCCGGCAGATAGGGGCACGGGCTCGGACTGGTCACGAAGAATCGCGGGAAACGGGAAAGTGCAGTCACCGCGTCGGAGTCCCCTGCTGAGCCCGCCGAATGGGCCTCTCGACACGACTATGGAGCGGGATTCATACGATGAAAAGCGGCTTTACCATGAAAGAGAGTTAACGATTAAGGCTTGCCGGAATCGACGGAAAACGCCGGTCCGGGCCGTTCCGCGATGGCACGCGAAGCGGCGGGATTTACCCTGTTTACGCAAGCCCGAGCGGCGCGCAGCCGCAGTCCCAACCCTGTTCGAGCGCGACTATATCGCAGCGCCGGACTCGCGTGAATCCCGCCGCGACTCGGTTCGCCGCGCCTGCGATTCGCTTCGTCAGATTGTCGGGAAGTCGCTCAGGCCAGTTCGACCTGGCTCACTTCATATTGCGCGCGGCGCAGCGCGGTCATCAGCCGATCGAGATGGTTGCGATCGCGCGTTTCGCATTCGATGTCGGTGATCAGCCCCTTCGCCGGCAGCGTCGTGAAGACGCGTTGGTGATAGACTTCGATGATGTTGACGCCCTGCTCGTGGAAGATGCGCGCGACATGATAGAGCGCGCCGGGGCGGTCCTGCAGCCGGATGCGCAGCCGCGCCAGGCGGCCCGAGCGGGCGAGATCGCGCAACAACACGTTGGCGAGGAGCCGCGTGTCGATATTGCCACCGCACAGGATCGTGCCGACGACCTTGCCGTGGAAGCGCTCAGGCTCGGCAAGCAGCGCGGCCAGCCCCGCGGCGCCCGCGCCCTCGACCACGGTCTTCTCGATCTGGAGGAGCAGGCTCACCGCCTCCTCAAGCCGCCGCTCGCTCACCAGCACGATATCGTCGACCAGCGCCTCGACCATCCGCGACGTGATCACCCCCGGCTCCTTGACCGCGATCCCCTCGGCCAGCGTATCGCCGGCGCAGGGCATGTCGGTATGGTGTATGCGGTTGTACATCGAGGGGAACAGCTCGGCCTCGACCCCCACGACCTCGATCTGCCGGCCCGATGCCCGCGCAACCGTGGCCGAGCCCGAGATCAGCCCGCCGCCGCCGATCGGGATCACCAGCGTGTCGATCTCGGGCACGTCCTCGAGCATTTCGAGCGCCGCGGTGCCCTGCCCGGCGATGACGCGGACGTCGTCGAACGGATGGACGAAGGCATAGCCATGCTCGGCCTCCAGCTCGCGCGAATGGGCATAGGCCGCGTCATAGGTCTCGCCGTGGAGGATGACGTTGGCGCCATGCCCCTCGGTCTGGGTGATCTTCACCGTGGGCGTATTCTTGGGCATCACGATCGTGCTGGGGATCCCCAGACGGGTGGCGTGATAGGCAAGGCCCTGCGCATGATTGCCCGCCGATGCCGCGATCACGCCCTTGGCGCGCACGCTGTCGTCGAGCTGGAGCAACGTGTTGAGCGCGCCGCGCTCCTTATAGGCCGCGGTGAACTGGAGATTCTCGAACTTAAGATAGACGGTCGCGCCGGTGAGGTCGGACAGCGTCTTGCTGATCAGCGTCGGCGTTCGCACCACCGAGCCGGCAATGCGCTGGGCTGCTGCGCGGACGTCGTCGATCGAAACGGGGAGCGGCGCGGTCGCCGGAGCTGCTTTGGTGGCCATAGTGGTGCGGACCTAGACCATCTGGCGCGGCGGGGGAACAGGCCCTATGCGCGATAGCCTATGCCCAGAATGAACCGCCTCGCCCGCCTGCTGGCTCCTTTGCTTGCGCTCTCCGCGCTGTTCCTCGCCCCCGCGGCGCGGGCCGATGCGCTGATCGACAATGTCAACGGCATCACCCTGGACGAAAAGGGCCAGGTCGTCCGCTTCACCGGGCTGATGATGAACCGCGACGGCAAGATCAGCCTGCTGCTCAAGAGCGGCGAGCGCCGCCCCAAGAAAGTCGACTGGAAGATCGACATGGGCGGCAAGACGCTGGTCCCCGGCATGATCGACGGGCATGGCCACGTCATGGGGCTGGGCATGCAATTGCTCCAGCTCGATCTGTCGGAGACCAATTCGCTCGACGAGGCGCTGGCCAGGATCAAGGCCTATGCCGCCGCAAATCCCAACAAGTGGATCCTCGGCCGCGGCTGGAACCAGGAGCGCTGGAAGCTCGGCCGCTTCCCCACCGCCGCCGAGCTCGATTCCGCGGTCGGCGATCGTCCGGTCTGGATGGAGCGCGTCGACGGCCATGCCGGCTGGGCAAACAGCCGCGCGCTGGAGATGGCGGGCGTCACCGCCGTCAGCAAGGCGCCGACGGGCGGCCTGATCGAGCGCGGCCCCGGCGGCAAGCCTTCGGGCGTTCTGGTCGATGCGGCGATGGAGCAGGTGACCAAGATCATCCCCGCCCCCACCCCGCGCGAGCGCAACGCGATCTTCCTCGCGGCGCAGGAACGGCTCCTCTCGATGGGCATCACCGCCGCGGCGGATATGGGCACCAGCGTCGACGATTGGCTCACCTATCGGCGGATGGGCGACATCAACCTGCTCAAGGTGCGGATCATGAGCTATGCCAGCGGCGTCGACACCGCGCTGACCATCGCCGGCCAGGGGCCCACGCCCTGGCTCTATGCCGACAGGCTGCGGATGGGCGGGATCAAGCTCTATGGCGACGGCGCGCTCGGCAGCCGCGGCGCCTGGCTCAAGGCCGACTATGCCGACGCGCCCGGCCAGAAGGGGCTCGGCTTCCTCAGCGACGATCAATTGCTCAACCTGATGATCCGCGGATCGATGGACGGCTTCCAGATCGCGGTCCATGCGATCGGCGACCGCGCCAACCAGCAGGCGCTCGACGCGATCGAGATCCTGTCGGAGACCTATAAGGACCGCCGCTGGCGCATCGAGCATGCCCAGGTGGTCGATCCCCGCGACATGGCCCGCTTCGGCAAGTTCGGCACGATCGCCTCGGTCCAGCCGGTGCATCAGACGTCGGACCGGACGATGGCCGAGGCGCGGCTCGGCGAAGCGCGGCTCGCCGGTGCCTATGCATGGCGCTCGATGCTGCAGAACGGATCGAAGCTCGCCTTCGGTTCCGACTTTCCGGTGGAGAGCCCCGATCCGTGGGCCGGCTGGGCGGTCGGCTTTACCCGTCAGGACGCGCAGGGCCAGCCGTTCGGCGGTTGGCGCCCGCAGGAAGCGGTGACTCGCGAACAGGCCTGGGCCGGCTTCACCACCGGTGCCGCTTATGCGGGCTTCGCCGAGGACAAGATCGGCCGCATCGCCGTGGGCATGCGGGCCGATTTCCTGATCCTCGACCGCGACCCTCTGCTCGCCTCGCCCGGCGAGCTGCGCGCGACGCAGGTGATCGAGACGTGGGTCGGCGGCGATCGGGCTTGGAAGAAGAAATAGTCGACCGCTCATGTACAACTGGTTCGATCGGACTCCCCTGCTCGCCGGGGCCAAATGGCGCGAGCGCGGGGTCGCCGCGATCGGCGCGGCACTCGGCATCGGGATTGCCGCCTGGATAAGCACGACATTCATGGGCGCCCCCGGGGCGGGGCTGCTGCTGGTCGCGCCGATGGGCGCCTCCGCGGTGCTGATCTTCGCGGTACCGTCGAGCCCGATGGCGCAGCCCTGGCCGGTGATCGCTGGCAATGTCGTCTCCGCGCTGGTCGGAATTGGCATCGCAAACCTGCTGGCGCACGGCGCGCTTGCCGCCGGCGTCGCGCTGTTCGCCGCGATCCTCGCAATGTCGGCGCTGCGCTGCCTGCATCCCTCGGGCGGCGCGACCGCCTTGCTCGCGATCCTCGGGGGACCCGCAATCGTCGCGCAGAGCTATGCCTTCGCGCTGGTGCCGGTCGGGCTCGACGCGATCCTGCTCGTCGGGGCGGGGCTCGCCTTCCATCGCATCTCGGGACACAGCTATCCGCACCGCGCCGCGCCGGTCGATATGCGACGCCTGACCGATGCCGACGTCGATGCCGCGCTGGCCGAGGCCGACGAAAGCTTCGACATCAGCCGCGAGGATCTGCGCGCGCTGCTCGAAGCCGCCGAGCGCCATGGCGACGCCCGCCGCGCGCGAAAGCCTCGCAAAGCCTAGCCTGCCCGCGCTAAAGGCCCGCCATGCTCCGCCTGACCGAACTCTCGCTCCCGCTCCACCATCCCGACGAGGCGCTCCCCGCCGCGATCTGCAAGCGGCTGCGCATCACCCCGCGCGAGCTGGTCAAATATGTCGTCGCCCGCCGCGCCCACGACGCGCGCGACAAGAACAACATCCAGTTGGTCTATTCGGTCGATATCAACGTGAAGAATGAAGACGCGCTGCTCGCCCGCTTCCGCAAGGACCGCAACCTCCAGCGCACCCCCAACACCCATTACAAGATCACCCCTTTGCCGCTCCCCGCCGGCGCACCGCGCCCGGTGGTGATCGGCGCGGGCCCGTGCGGGCTGATGGCGGCGCTGATCCTGGCGCAGATGGGGCTGAAACCGATCATCCTCGATCGCGGCAAGGTGGTGCGCGAGCGGACCAAGGATACCTGGGGCCTGTGGCGCAAGAGCATCCTCAACCCCGAGAGCAACGTCCAGTTCGGCGAAGGGGGCGCCGGCACCTTCTCCGACGGCAAGCTCTACAGCCGGATCAAGGACCCGCGGCATCTCGACCGCAAGGTGCTGACCGAGTTCGTCAAGGCCGGCGCCCCGCCAGAGATCCTCACCGAGGCGCACCCGCATATCGGCACCTTCCGCCTGGTGACGATGGTCGAAAGCATCCGCGCGACGATCGAGGAACTCGGCGGCGAATATCGCTTCGAGCATCGCGTGACCGGGCTGGACATCGACCAGGGCCGGATGCGCGGGCTCCACATCCACAATGGCGCCTATATCGAGGCGAGCCATGTCATCCTCGCGGTCGGCCACAGCGCGCGCGATACCTTCGCGATGCTCCATGAGGCCGGCGTATATGTCGAGGCCAAGCCCTTCTCGATCGGGGTGCGGATCGAGCATCCGCAGAGCTGGATCGACAAGGCGCGCTTCGGCGCCGACGCCGGCAATCCGATCCTCGGCGCCGCCGAATATCATATCTCGCACCACTGCCGGAACGGTCGCACCGTCTACAGCTTCTGCATGTGTCCGGGCGGCACCGTGGTGGCGGCGACCTCGGAGGAAGGCCGCGTCGCCACCAACGGGATGAGCCAATATTCGCGCAACGAGCGCAACGCCAATTCGGGTTTCGTCGTCGCGATCGATCCGGCGCGCGACTATCCGGGCGATCCGCTCGCCGGCCTGGCTTTCCAGCGCCACTGGGAGTCGGCGGCCTATGTCGCCGGCGGCTCGAACTATAAGGCGCCGGCGCAACGGCTGGGCGATTTCCTTGCCGGCCGCCCCTCGGAAACGCTGGGCTCGGTCGTCCCCTCCTATCGTCCCGGCGTCACCCCCACCGATCTCGCCGCCTGCCTTCCCGACTATGCGGTGGAGGCGATGCGCGAGGCGCTGCCCGTCTTCGGCAAGCAGATCCCCGGCTATGATCATACCGACGTGGTGATGACGGGGGTGGAGACGCGCACCTCGTCGCCGGTCCGCTTCACCCGCGGCGACGATTTCCAGAGCCTCAACACCGCCGGCCTGTTCCCCGCCGGCGAAGGCGCGGGCTATGCCGGCGGCATCCTCTCGGCCGCGGTCGACGGGATCAAGGTGGCCGAGGCGCTGGCGCAGAGCCTGGGGCGGTAATCGGTGCCCCGGCTGATCCTGTTCAACAAGCCTTATGGCGTGCTCTGCCAGTTCAGCAACGAGCGCACCGGCCCGCCGCGGCCCACGCTAGCCGATTTCATCGATTTGCCGGGCGTCTATCCGGCAGGCCGGCTCGATCTCGACAGCGAGGGGCTGTTGCTGCTCACTGACGATGGCCGGCTCCAGGCGCGGATCGCCGATCCAAAGTTCAAGATGGCCAAGACCTATCTCGTCCAGGTGGAAGGCGATCCCGACGAGGCGAGCCTGAACGCGTTGCGCAAGGGGGTCGTGCTCAAGGATGGCCCCACTCTTCCCGCCGAAGCCGAGCGCATCCCCACGCCCGATCTTTGGCCGCGCGACCCACCCGTCCGCTTCCGCAAGAGCGTGGCCGATTGCTGGCTCCGCCTCACGATCCGCGAGGGGCGCAACCGCCAGGTGCGGCGGATGACGGCGGCGG encodes:
- a CDS encoding NAD(P)/FAD-dependent oxidoreductase, giving the protein MLRLTELSLPLHHPDEALPAAICKRLRITPRELVKYVVARRAHDARDKNNIQLVYSVDINVKNEDALLARFRKDRNLQRTPNTHYKITPLPLPAGAPRPVVIGAGPCGLMAALILAQMGLKPIILDRGKVVRERTKDTWGLWRKSILNPESNVQFGEGGAGTFSDGKLYSRIKDPRHLDRKVLTEFVKAGAPPEILTEAHPHIGTFRLVTMVESIRATIEELGGEYRFEHRVTGLDIDQGRMRGLHIHNGAYIEASHVILAVGHSARDTFAMLHEAGVYVEAKPFSIGVRIEHPQSWIDKARFGADAGNPILGAAEYHISHHCRNGRTVYSFCMCPGGTVVAATSEEGRVATNGMSQYSRNERNANSGFVVAIDPARDYPGDPLAGLAFQRHWESAAYVAGGSNYKAPAQRLGDFLAGRPSETLGSVVPSYRPGVTPTDLAACLPDYAVEAMREALPVFGKQIPGYDHTDVVMTGVETRTSSPVRFTRGDDFQSLNTAGLFPAGEGAGYAGGILSAAVDGIKVAEALAQSLGR
- a CDS encoding pseudouridine synthase — protein: MPRLILFNKPYGVLCQFSNERTGPPRPTLADFIDLPGVYPAGRLDLDSEGLLLLTDDGRLQARIADPKFKMAKTYLVQVEGDPDEASLNALRKGVVLKDGPTLPAEAERIPTPDLWPRDPPVRFRKSVADCWLRLTIREGRNRQVRRMTAAVGLPTLRLIRWRIGDWSIEGIAPGTWREASSKS